A window of the Gossypium hirsutum isolate 1008001.06 chromosome A05, Gossypium_hirsutum_v2.1, whole genome shotgun sequence genome harbors these coding sequences:
- the LOC107957388 gene encoding serine/threonine-protein kinase-like protein CCR2 translates to MPLQKCYFLPPISSFFVVVSSLLFVTAFGYGSPGPIAAAFGENGFFCAIDAGGEQQIICWDKTNKTSSVPTFDFVPSMASLSGGEGFLCGITANNSQAFCWDLLDFGINLVPKAFRYNSYSQIAAGKSHVCAIKGSYFSSSNDFGNVDCWELDRSLGKSNFTTSSFSDHYVNNVIVKNIVSGDGFSCGIAKETGLIFCWGPKSGNLGIFNVSSKFEVLASGKNSICGISEMSGEVECWGDSSEFGLPPHGTPFVSLSAGGQRFCGIREDDHEIECWGRNINVSSVPKASGFLAIASSDSMTCGVREVDLVLNCWGANEQSSLDYSPPLQLCSPGVCSPSSCANGQFAFNASILNEPELTSLCAQNELKICLPCGTNCSMGYFPSSTCTANADRICTPCSLCQSSSCWDVCGVLSSSESQQQDQQEIKKLVVIIGSSVLGCLLVFVACCVFPRIIKERSEGKGRIQCGFCIGKPVAEADPNPNPVPPLSLTTYVGETQVYRLSELKDATHGFKEFSELGRGSFGFVYKAVLPDGRQVAVKRANAATIIHTNSRDFEAELEILCNVKHTNIVNLLGYCAEMGERLLVYEYMPHGTLHDHLHGDLSPLGWDLRLKIAFQASRGLEYLHNEVSPPIIHRDVKTSNILLDSEWGARIADFRIVSATTDNDLSGNMEDDVYNFGIVLLEILSGRKAYDRDCTPPGIVEWALPLIRRGKAAAIIDRNIALPRNVEPLLKLADLAELLLKENPSERPSMNNVVSSLEQIVKCELILS, encoded by the coding sequence ATGCCACTCCAAAAGTGCTATTTTCTGCCACCCATTTCATCTTTCTTCGTTGTCGTTTCTTCCTTGCTCTTTGTTACGGCTTTTGGTTATGGATCACCGGGCCCGATCGCGGCGGCTTTTGGAGAAAATGGGTTCTTTTGTGCCATTGATGCTGGTGGGGAACAACAGATCATTTGTTGGGATAAAACCAACAAGACATCTTCGGTTCCCACTTTCGATTTTGTTCCTTCCATGGCTTCTCTCTCTGGTGGTGAAGGATTTCTCTGCGGCATTACTGCGAACAATTCGCAGGCGTTTTGTTGGGATTTATTGGATTTTGGTATAAATCTTGTTCCCAAAGCTTTTAGATATAATTCTTACTCCCAAATTGCTGCTGGAAAATCTCATGTTTGTGCTATCAAGGGGTCTTATTTTTCAAGTTCTAATGATTTTGGTAATGTGGATTGCTGGGAACTTGATCGATCACTTGGTAAAAGTAATTTTACTACGAGTTCTTTTAGTGATCATTATGTTAACAATGTTATTGTTAAGAACATTGTTTCTGGGGATGGTTTTAGTTGTGGGATTGCTAAGGAAACTGGTTTGATCTTTTGCTGGGGTCCAAAATCCGGCAACTTAGGAATCTTTAATGTGTCTAGTAAGTTTGAGGTTTTAGCTTCTGGGAAAAATTCAATTTGTGGGATTTCTGAGATGTCTGGTGAAGTTGAATGTTGGGGTGATTCAAGTGAGTTTGGCCTCCCTCCCCATGGGACTCCATTCGTTAGTTTATCGGCTGGTGGACAGCGTTTTTGCGGCATCCGTGAAGATGATCATGAAATAGAATGCTGGGGAAGGAACATTAATGTTTCTTCAGTTCCAAAGGCTTCTGGTTTCTTGGCTATTGCTTCATCAGATTCCATGACTTGTGGGGTTCGAGAAGTTGACTTGGTTCTTAATTGTTGGGGCGCAAACGAACAGTCTTCACTGGACTATAGTCCGCCTTTGCAGCTATGTAGCCCTGGTGTATGCTCTCCGAGCTCATGTGCCAATGGACAGTTTGCTTTCAATGCAAGTATCCTTAATGAGCCGGAGTTGACAAGTTTATGTGCTCAGAATGAGTTGAAAATATGCTTGCCTTGTGGAACGAATTGTTCCATGGGGTACTTCCCTTCAAGTACATGCACTGCCAATGCTGATCGAATATGCACTCCTTGCTCTCTTTGCCAGAGCAGCTCTTGCTGGGATGTATGCGGAGTTCTGTCTTCGTCCGAGTCTCAGCAGCAAGACCAGCAAGAGATAAAAAAGTTGGTGGTCATTATTGGATCTTCTGTATTGGGTTGCTTATTAGTTTTTGTTGCTTGTTGCGTTTTCCCCCGAATCATCAAAGAGAGAAGTGAAGGAAAAGGAAGAATCCAGTGCGGTTTTTGCATAGGCAAACCAGTTGCGGAGGCTGATCCCAATCCGAATCCAGTTCCGCCTTTATCTTTAACAACGTATGTTGGAGAGACCCAAGTTTATCGGCTTTCAGAACTGAAAGATGCTACTCATGGATTTAAAGAATTCAGTGAGCTCGGACGAGGGAGCTTCGGTTTCGTATACAAAGCTGTTCTTCCTGATGGAAGGCAAGTAGCAGTCAAGCGAGCTAATGCTGCTACGATAATTCATACCAACAGCCGGGATTTTGAAGCAGAGTTAGAAATACTATGCAATGTAAAGCATACCAATATTGTGAACTTATTAGGCTATTGTGCTGAAATGGGGGAAAGGTTACTCGTATATGAATATATGCCTCACGGTACACTTCATGACCACCTTCACGGCGACCTCTCGCCGTTAGGTTGGGACCTCCGGTTGAAGATTGCATTTCAGGCTTCGAGAGGACTTGAGTATCTTCATAATGAAGTCAGTCCTCCCATCATTCATAGAGATGTGAAGACTTCAAATATACTTTTGGACTCCGAATGGGGTGCAAGGATAGCCGATTTCCGCATAGTAAGTGCCACTACAGACAATGATTTAAGTGGGAACATGGAGGATGATGTTTACAATTTCGGAATCGTTCTACTGGAGATATTAAGTGGAAGAAAAGCTTATGATAGAGACTGCACACCTCCAGGGATTGTTGAGTGGGCATTACCTCTAATAAGGCGAGGAAAGGCAGCAGCCATTATTGACCGCAACATCGCTCTACCGAGAAATGTGGAACCGTTGCTTAAACTGGCAGATTTGGCTGAGCTTTTGTTGAAGGAAAATCCCAGTGAAAGACCAAGCATGAATAATGTGGTAAGTTCATTAGAGCAAATTGTCAAGTGTGAACTAATCTTGTCATGA
- the LOC107957389 gene encoding ubiquitin-conjugating enzyme E2 20 isoform X1 — MALMMCGGDLGVSAFPEGESIFTWIGTIEGGKGTMYEGLSYKLSLHFTSEYPFKPPQVKFETMCFHPNVDQFGNICLDILQDKWSSAYDCRSILLSIQSLLGEPNPESPLNTYAAALWNNKEDYKKNGPRTIFWWKSV; from the exons ATGGCTCTCATG ATGTGTGGAGGTGATCTTGGAGTGTCGGCATTTCCAGAAGGCGAAAGCATTTTCACATGGATTGGCACAATTGAGGGTGGAAAGGGAACTATGTACGAAGGTTTATCATACAAGCTTTCCTTGCATTTCACGTCAGAATATCCTTTCAAGCCACCTCAAGTAAAGTTTGAGACAATGTGCTTTCATCCCAATGTTGACCAGTTTGGTAATATTTGCCTTGACATTCTTCAG GATAAGTGGTCTTCAGCTTATGATTGTAGATCCATTCTTTTGTCAATTCAAAGTTTACTAGGAG AGCCAAATCCCGAGAGTCCGCTCAACACCTATGCCGCAGCACTGTGGAACAATAAAgaag ATTACAAAAAAAATGGTCCAAGAACAATATTTTGGTGGAAAAGCGTATGA
- the LOC107957389 gene encoding ubiquitin-conjugating enzyme E2 20 isoform X2: MCGGDLGVSAFPEGESIFTWIGTIEGGKGTMYEGLSYKLSLHFTSEYPFKPPQVKFETMCFHPNVDQFGNICLDILQDKWSSAYDCRSILLSIQSLLGEPNPESPLNTYAAALWNNKEDYKKNGPRTIFWWKSV; the protein is encoded by the exons ATGTGTGGAGGTGATCTTGGAGTGTCGGCATTTCCAGAAGGCGAAAGCATTTTCACATGGATTGGCACAATTGAGGGTGGAAAGGGAACTATGTACGAAGGTTTATCATACAAGCTTTCCTTGCATTTCACGTCAGAATATCCTTTCAAGCCACCTCAAGTAAAGTTTGAGACAATGTGCTTTCATCCCAATGTTGACCAGTTTGGTAATATTTGCCTTGACATTCTTCAG GATAAGTGGTCTTCAGCTTATGATTGTAGATCCATTCTTTTGTCAATTCAAAGTTTACTAGGAG AGCCAAATCCCGAGAGTCCGCTCAACACCTATGCCGCAGCACTGTGGAACAATAAAgaag ATTACAAAAAAAATGGTCCAAGAACAATATTTTGGTGGAAAAGCGTATGA